A part of Prosthecobacter sp. SYSU 5D2 genomic DNA contains:
- the xerA gene encoding site-specific tyrosine recombinase/integron integrase, which produces MSTPLPPDSLGEAFLQFMEVERRSSPRTLENYAHALNTFRAAQKKFTTWEALTADDFRKYLFGQMKREMARATIRLHFSALRSFFKWLTRRQGLQQNPLLDVQLPKQEKKLPVVLTLTQITDMLDLPMKLEKERAAPLWARERDSAILELFYSTGMRLSELASINVEDVDSYSDTVRVIGKGRKERLLPIGTPAMEAIQRYRVKAGVHSGPLFLSKLRKRITNQAIADVVDKYWKKSGLPIHVTPHKLRHSFATHLLNNGADLRSVQELLGHASLSTTQIYTHVSTQRMKEVYNSAHPRA; this is translated from the coding sequence ATGTCCACCCCGCTGCCGCCCGATTCCCTTGGCGAGGCCTTCCTCCAGTTCATGGAGGTGGAGCGGCGCTCGTCCCCGCGCACCCTGGAAAACTATGCGCACGCTCTAAACACCTTCCGCGCTGCGCAGAAAAAATTCACCACCTGGGAAGCCCTCACCGCCGACGATTTCCGGAAGTATCTCTTTGGCCAGATGAAGCGCGAGATGGCCCGCGCCACCATCCGCCTGCACTTCTCCGCCCTGCGTTCCTTTTTCAAATGGCTCACCCGCCGCCAAGGGCTGCAACAAAATCCCCTCCTGGATGTCCAGCTTCCCAAGCAGGAAAAAAAACTGCCTGTCGTACTAACCCTCACGCAGATCACCGACATGCTGGATCTGCCCATGAAGCTGGAAAAAGAGCGCGCTGCACCGCTTTGGGCCCGTGAGCGTGATTCAGCCATCCTGGAGCTTTTCTACTCCACCGGCATGCGCCTCAGTGAGCTCGCCAGCATCAATGTCGAGGACGTAGATTCTTACAGCGATACCGTCCGTGTCATTGGCAAGGGCCGCAAAGAGCGCCTGCTCCCCATCGGCACTCCCGCCATGGAGGCCATCCAGCGTTATCGCGTCAAAGCAGGTGTCCACAGCGGCCCCCTCTTCCTCAGCAAGCTGCGCAAACGCATCACCAACCAGGCCATTGCCGATGTCGTGGACAAATACTGGAAAAAGTCCGGCCTGCCCATCCACGTCACCCCGCACAAGCTCCGCCACAGCTTCGCCACACACCTCTTGAATAACGGGGCGGATCTTCGCAGCGTGCAGGAACTGCTCGGTCACGCCAGCCTCAGCACCACCCAGATTTACACTCATGTTTCCACCCAGCGCATGAAGGAGGTGTATAACTCTGCCCACCCCCGTGCGTGA
- a CDS encoding dienelactone hydrolase family protein, with product MKRQTAADFPQDLLNLYDDYAHGRVDRRGFLERASRFAAGGLTAAALLDLLSPNYALAEQVKKDDPRVQSAFADYDSPQGAGKMRGLLAKPAKATDKLPGVLVIHENRGLNPYIEDVTRRVALAGYLAFGPDALFPLGGYPGNDDKGREMQAKRDPAQMTEDFVAAAKWLATHTDCNGQVGVVGFCYGGGMANTLAVRLPDVIRAAVPFYGRQPAAEDVPKIKASLLIHNAEHDAKVNEGWPAYEAALKKAGVRYTAHMYPGANHGFHNDTTPRYDEAAAKLAWDRTIAFFDEILKAG from the coding sequence ATGAAACGCCAGACCGCCGCCGATTTCCCCCAAGACCTCCTCAATCTGTATGATGATTATGCCCATGGGCGCGTGGACCGGCGCGGCTTCCTGGAGCGCGCCTCACGCTTCGCCGCAGGCGGCCTCACGGCGGCAGCTCTGCTGGATCTGCTCAGCCCCAACTATGCACTGGCCGAGCAGGTGAAAAAGGACGATCCCCGCGTGCAGTCCGCCTTTGCAGATTATGACTCTCCCCAGGGAGCCGGAAAAATGCGCGGGCTTCTGGCCAAACCTGCCAAAGCCACAGACAAGCTCCCCGGTGTGCTCGTCATTCATGAAAATCGCGGTCTCAATCCCTACATTGAAGACGTCACCCGCCGCGTCGCCCTCGCAGGATACCTCGCCTTTGGTCCTGATGCCCTTTTCCCGCTGGGTGGTTATCCAGGCAATGACGACAAAGGCCGCGAGATGCAGGCCAAGCGCGATCCCGCCCAGATGACCGAGGATTTCGTCGCTGCTGCCAAATGGCTGGCCACTCACACCGATTGCAACGGCCAGGTGGGCGTCGTCGGTTTCTGCTACGGCGGCGGCATGGCTAACACACTTGCCGTTAGGCTGCCCGATGTCATCCGCGCTGCCGTGCCCTTCTACGGTCGCCAGCCTGCCGCTGAAGATGTGCCAAAGATCAAGGCCTCCCTTCTCATCCACAACGCCGAGCACGATGCCAAAGTCAACGAAGGCTGGCCCGCCTATGAAGCCGCCCTCAAAAAGGCCGGCGTGCGCTATACCGCCCACATGTATCCCGGTGCCAACCACGGGTTTCATAACGACACCACACCCCGCTATGACGAGGCCGCCGCCAAACTTGCCTGGGACAGGACCATCGCCTTCTTTGATGAAATCCTGAAGGCAGGCTGA
- a CDS encoding PQQ-binding-like beta-propeller repeat protein, protein MKLPLFLATALTLSAPILAADWPGFLGPTGAAVVKEAYIPLTWSEKENLAWKFQAPGPGSSSPIVIGAKVIFTCWSGYGDKESAKDPTKLQRHLICLNLADGKKLWETVVPSAASEDPFEGFITEHGYATHTPVSDGERIYAFFGKSGAYAFDMEGKQIWRTSLGTGSGSRRWGSGGSPILYKDTVIFNATDESKALFALDKKTGKQLWKAGGDKIDLAYGTPSLMESGGRTDLVFAIAEEVWGLNPDTGKMRWFATHNLPGNISPCLIQDKDRFYLYGGYPTQGSAAIKLGGQGDVTSSHILWTSKSSSYVPTPILHNGHLYVINDQGFALCMEAATGKDVYRERAIESGGGRGRGKPFYASPVLIGDRLYCVSRRGGTYVIAAKPTFEKLAHNVIAGDDTQFHATPAVVGDRLILRSEQAVYCIRGQ, encoded by the coding sequence ATGAAACTCCCGCTTTTTTTGGCCACCGCCCTCACGTTGTCCGCTCCCATCCTTGCTGCCGACTGGCCCGGCTTTCTCGGCCCCACCGGCGCAGCGGTGGTGAAGGAAGCCTACATTCCGCTCACCTGGTCAGAAAAAGAGAACCTCGCCTGGAAATTCCAGGCTCCCGGACCCGGCTCGTCCAGCCCCATCGTCATCGGAGCAAAGGTCATCTTCACCTGCTGGTCCGGCTATGGGGATAAAGAATCTGCCAAAGACCCCACGAAGCTTCAACGTCACTTGATTTGTCTGAACCTCGCCGATGGCAAAAAGCTCTGGGAGACCGTCGTTCCCTCAGCCGCTAGTGAGGACCCGTTTGAGGGTTTTATCACCGAGCACGGTTATGCCACCCACACCCCTGTCAGTGATGGAGAGCGCATCTATGCCTTTTTTGGCAAAAGCGGTGCCTATGCCTTCGATATGGAGGGTAAGCAGATTTGGCGGACGTCCCTCGGCACCGGCTCCGGCAGTCGCCGTTGGGGATCCGGCGGAAGCCCTATCCTTTACAAGGATACCGTCATCTTCAATGCCACCGATGAAAGCAAAGCCCTCTTTGCCCTGGATAAAAAGACCGGTAAGCAGCTCTGGAAAGCCGGTGGTGACAAAATTGATCTCGCCTATGGCACCCCCTCACTCATGGAATCCGGCGGCCGCACCGACCTTGTCTTCGCCATCGCGGAGGAAGTCTGGGGCCTGAACCCGGACACGGGCAAGATGCGCTGGTTCGCCACGCATAATCTCCCCGGTAACATCTCCCCCTGCCTCATTCAGGACAAAGACCGCTTTTATCTCTATGGCGGTTACCCCACGCAGGGCAGTGCCGCCATCAAGCTCGGTGGCCAGGGTGACGTTACTTCCAGCCACATTCTCTGGACCAGCAAAAGCAGTTCCTATGTCCCCACCCCCATCCTTCACAATGGGCACCTGTATGTCATCAATGACCAGGGATTTGCCCTTTGCATGGAAGCTGCCACTGGTAAGGATGTCTATCGTGAGCGCGCCATCGAATCCGGCGGAGGCCGTGGCCGTGGCAAGCCCTTCTATGCCTCCCCCGTCCTCATTGGCGACCGCCTCTACTGCGTCTCCCGTCGTGGCGGTACTTATGTCATTGCCGCCAAACCCACCTTTGAAAAACTCGCCCACAATGTCATCGCCGGAGATGATACCCAGTTCCACGCCACACCCGCTGTGGTCGGTGACAGGCTCATTCTGCGCAGTGAGCAGGCCGTCTATTGCATCCGTGGCCAGTAG
- a CDS encoding alpha/beta hydrolase — MTLFPRLLLLAALATSTLSAQTKVKKPDAVDQMAAKLTPTRTVVYKRAGDKELAMHIFEPAGHKATDSRACFITIHGGGWTGGNPQRMFPFADHYTQQGLVGISVQYRLNNAKAGVSVYDCVKDARSAVRYVRAHAKEMGIDPEKIIVSGGSAGGHLAAATALFDKVNEDGEDLSISTTPNALVLLFPVIDTSKEGYGQAKIGDTWQELSPVHHVRSGLPPTITFHGTGDTVTPFIGAKNFHEAMLKAGNKSELVIHEGGVHGYLMSDQKLFDETLARSDAFLSSLNLLK; from the coding sequence ATGACCCTTTTTCCACGCCTCCTCCTTCTGGCTGCCCTGGCCACATCCACCCTCAGCGCCCAGACTAAAGTCAAAAAGCCGGACGCCGTTGACCAGATGGCGGCCAAGCTCACCCCCACTCGCACTGTGGTTTATAAAAGGGCAGGGGATAAGGAGCTTGCCATGCATATCTTCGAGCCTGCCGGTCACAAAGCTACCGACTCCCGCGCCTGCTTCATCACGATCCACGGCGGCGGCTGGACCGGCGGGAATCCGCAGCGCATGTTCCCTTTCGCAGATCATTACACCCAGCAGGGCCTCGTCGGCATCAGTGTTCAGTACCGTCTGAATAACGCAAAGGCAGGTGTCAGCGTCTATGACTGTGTCAAGGATGCCCGCAGTGCCGTTCGTTATGTCCGCGCTCATGCCAAGGAGATGGGCATTGATCCGGAAAAGATCATCGTCAGCGGCGGCTCCGCCGGGGGCCACCTCGCCGCTGCCACCGCCCTGTTTGACAAGGTCAACGAAGACGGAGAAGACCTCAGCATCTCCACCACACCCAATGCCCTTGTGCTTCTGTTTCCTGTGATTGACACTTCCAAGGAAGGCTATGGCCAGGCCAAAATTGGCGACACCTGGCAGGAACTGTCTCCGGTCCATCACGTCCGCTCCGGCCTGCCGCCCACCATCACCTTCCACGGCACCGGCGATACCGTGACCCCTTTCATCGGCGCCAAAAACTTCCACGAGGCCATGCTCAAAGCCGGTAACAAAAGTGAGCTCGTCATCCACGAAGGCGGCGTCCACGGCTACCTTATGAGCGACCAGAAACTCTTCGATGAAACCCTCGCCCGTAGCGATGCTTTCCTGTCTTCCCTGAACCTGCTGAAGTAA
- a CDS encoding DEAD/DEAH box helicase, giving the protein MLKPFRELGVREDLIRGLEELGIVAPTQVQQRVIPFLLKEGADLVAQAQTGTGKTAAFGLPLLMKMDPKKPQVQGLVIAPTRELAKQIGKQLFKFTKQVQDRIFVEVITGGDNIDRQVEALKRPTHIVVGTPGRIMDMIERRALSLDTVKQVVLDEADEMLSMGFKKELQAILKLTTQRQSTWLFSATFPEAIHTLIKGCMAPNPHTIQIDQGHVVNRDIDHRFVIIKPEEKTEYISDFLKRQKEGRGLIFCRTKADANTLCRELTALGLPVDVLQGDLMQKERDKVMRAFKKERVQFLVATDVAARGIDVADLAFVIHHQLPDQLEYYTHRSGRTARAGKKGMSLCLIHPKEKWKLPQLEKALHVTFRELR; this is encoded by the coding sequence ATGTTAAAACCCTTTAGAGAGCTTGGTGTGCGTGAGGATCTGATCCGTGGACTGGAAGAACTGGGGATTGTCGCGCCCACGCAGGTTCAGCAGCGGGTGATTCCTTTTTTGTTAAAAGAGGGTGCGGATCTGGTGGCGCAGGCGCAGACGGGGACAGGCAAGACGGCGGCTTTTGGCCTACCGCTGCTGATGAAGATGGACCCGAAGAAACCGCAGGTGCAGGGCCTGGTGATTGCGCCGACGCGGGAGCTGGCGAAGCAGATCGGCAAGCAGCTTTTTAAATTTACCAAGCAGGTGCAGGACCGGATCTTTGTGGAGGTGATCACGGGCGGGGACAACATTGACCGGCAGGTGGAAGCGCTGAAACGGCCGACACACATCGTGGTAGGGACACCCGGGCGGATCATGGACATGATCGAGAGGCGGGCGCTGTCGCTGGACACGGTGAAGCAGGTGGTGCTGGACGAGGCCGACGAGATGCTGAGCATGGGCTTCAAAAAGGAGCTGCAGGCGATCCTAAAACTGACGACGCAGCGGCAGAGCACGTGGCTTTTTTCAGCGACTTTTCCTGAGGCTATCCACACGCTAATCAAGGGCTGCATGGCGCCGAATCCACACACGATTCAAATTGACCAGGGGCATGTGGTGAACCGGGACATTGACCACCGGTTTGTGATCATCAAGCCAGAGGAAAAGACGGAGTACATCAGCGACTTCCTCAAGCGCCAGAAAGAGGGCCGGGGACTGATCTTCTGCCGGACAAAGGCGGACGCCAACACTCTATGCCGGGAGCTGACGGCGCTGGGCCTGCCGGTGGATGTGCTGCAGGGAGACCTGATGCAGAAGGAGCGGGACAAGGTGATGCGGGCGTTTAAAAAGGAGCGGGTGCAGTTTCTGGTGGCCACGGATGTCGCGGCGCGCGGAATTGATGTGGCGGACCTGGCGTTTGTGATTCATCACCAGCTTCCGGACCAGTTGGAATACTACACGCACCGCAGCGGCCGGACGGCACGGGCAGGCAAAAAAGGGATGTCGCTGTGCCTGATCCACCCAAAGGAGAAGTGGAAACTGCCTCAGTTGGAAAAGGCGCTGCATGTGACCTTTCGCGAGCTGAGGTAG
- a CDS encoding GreA/GreB family elongation factor: MSRAFVKEDIDIPERITRRRSVSGLPPGALNLITARGAKQLKARFAALSKADQDPEAHAHLRETLESMTVVEPQVSSGAIVFGSRVTLRNAAGQVVQYRIAGVDEVDLEPENVSWVSPLGKTLLAANVGQGLRLTKDDKTLWTVVQAD, translated from the coding sequence ATGAGCCGCGCATTCGTCAAAGAGGACATTGATATCCCGGAACGCATCACGCGCCGGAGATCTGTTTCCGGACTGCCGCCGGGGGCGCTCAATCTGATCACGGCGAGGGGTGCGAAGCAGTTGAAAGCGCGCTTTGCGGCGCTCAGCAAGGCGGACCAGGATCCTGAGGCCCATGCTCACTTGAGGGAAACTTTGGAATCCATGACGGTCGTGGAGCCACAGGTTTCCTCTGGGGCCATCGTCTTCGGCAGTCGTGTGACGCTGCGCAATGCTGCTGGCCAGGTGGTTCAGTACCGCATTGCAGGCGTGGACGAGGTGGATCTGGAGCCGGAAAATGTGAGCTGGGTCTCCCCGCTGGGGAAGACTCTGCTGGCCGCCAATGTGGGGCAAGGCCTCCGCCTAACCAAAGATGACAAAACACTTTGGACCGTGGTCCAGGCAGACTGA
- a CDS encoding peptide chain release factor-like protein, producing MSLPNEEVLQKRLTKLRVREEDLQEEFVRGSGPGGQKINKTSSTVVLRHVPSGLEVRCQRERSQVMNRYWARMELCDRLESAREEARMALQNEREKTRRQNRPRPRGLKNRILKTKKNRSGVKKNRGKVSGED from the coding sequence ATGTCGCTGCCAAATGAAGAAGTTCTTCAAAAACGCCTGACCAAGCTCCGCGTTCGCGAGGAAGACTTGCAGGAGGAGTTTGTGCGCGGCAGCGGCCCCGGTGGGCAGAAGATCAACAAAACCTCCTCCACCGTTGTTCTTCGCCATGTCCCCAGCGGTCTGGAAGTCCGCTGCCAGCGCGAGCGATCCCAGGTCATGAACCGCTACTGGGCCCGCATGGAACTCTGCGACCGCCTGGAATCCGCACGGGAAGAAGCCAGGATGGCCCTGCAAAACGAGCGCGAGAAAACCCGCCGTCAAAACCGCCCCCGCCCGCGCGGCTTAAAGAACCGCATACTCAAAACCAAAAAAAATCGCTCTGGCGTAAAAAAGAACCGAGGGAAAGTGAGCGGGGAGGACTGA